A genomic segment from Nicotiana sylvestris chromosome 1, ASM39365v2, whole genome shotgun sequence encodes:
- the LOC104221713 gene encoding vicilin Jug r 2.0101-like — MAIFTKSKLLFLFFLILSLFLASQCDDENPWGQDPRRELESCLRQCQVQKERQESPEQQLQCQRSCVLRYERQHREKSEEVIEDIPTHHRDPERIYRECQERCQRQEHGQQRQCQQRCEQEYRREQQQQHRGHQTGEDNQGREGREPERRFRECQQRCQTQEHGQQQKQCQQRCEQEYRREQEQQRRGQGEIIEENQGRGQREPEERFRECQQRCQRQEQGQQQRRCQQRCEQEYRREQEQQRGGSEEILEENQGRGQREPDRRFRECQQRCQRQEQGQQQRQCQQRCEQEYRREQEQQRGREESEENNQGRDPQRRFRVCQQRCQQQEQGRQQQRRCQQRCEEEFRREQEQQGRGQETGEERENPQREREEENNPYLFESQRFRSRFRATHGDFRVLQKFTERSELLRGIENYRVAVIEFEPLSFMLPHHCDAEAIFVVVRGRGTISIAEQDEKNSFNLEHGDVIRVNAGSTIYMLNRDNNERFFVYVLAQAVNTPGQFQEFFSAGGQNPESFYRAFSSDILETAFNTPRDRLERLFGQQKQGIVIKASEEQIRAISEHASRSTKQQTKGQTTGPFNPLKERPLISNKFGKFFEASPDRFEQLRDLDAAVAFMNINHGGMVLPYYNTRSTRLAMVVEGTGRFEMACPHLGTQSQRQGSRGGRREQESEEQEGGDVHYQKVRGTLSAGDVLVVPAGHPITFIATGGSNLRIVGFGVNAHNNRKNFLAGQQNIWRNVDREAKEISFNMPGKEVEEILQRQDQSFFVAGPEQRGQRQRERGEEGRGQQYLSSIWDFVF; from the exons ATGGCGATTTTCACCAAATCGAAGCTTTTGTTTCTCTTCTTCTTGATCCTTTCTCTTTTCCTTGCTTCTCAATGTGATGATGAAAACCCTTGGGGCCAAGATCCGAGGCGCGAGCTCGAGAGTTGCTTAAGGCAATGCCAGGTTCAGAAAGAAAGACAAGAAAGCCCTGAACAGCAACTCCAGTGTCAGAGAAGCTGTGTTTTGCGTTATGAACGTCAACACAGGGAGAAATCTGAAGAAGTGATTGAGGACATACCGACTCATCACCGTGACCCCGAAAGAATTTACAGAGAGTGCCAGGAACGTTGTCAGAGGCAAGAACATGGACAGCAGAGACAGTGCCAACAACGTTGTGAGCAGGAGTATCGgagagaacaacaacaacaacatcgtGGCCACCAGACTGGAGAAGATAATCAAGGACGAGAAG GTCGTGAACCGGAGAGGAGATTCAGAGAATGCCAACAGAGATGTCAAACACAAGAACATGGTCAACAACAGAAACAATGCCAACAACGTTGTGAGCAAGAGTACAGAAGAGAGCAAGAACAACAACGCCGCGGCCAAGGGGAGATCATAGAAGAAAATCAAGGACGAGGCCAACGCGAACCTGAGGAGAGATTTAGAGAGTGCCAACAGAGATGCCAAAGACAAGAACAGGGCCAACAACAGAGACGGTGCCAACAACGTTGTGAGCAAGAATACAGGAGAGAGCAAGAACAACAACGTGGTGGCTCGGAGGAGATCCTAGAAGAAAATCAAGGACGAGGCCAACGTGAGCCCGATAGGAGATTCAGAGAATGCCAGCAGAGGTGCCAAAGACAAGAACAAGGCCAACAACAGAGACAGTGCCAACAACGTTGCGAGCAAGAATACAGGAGAGAACAAGAACAACAACGAGGCCGCGAGGAGAGCGAAGAAAATAATCAAGGCCGTGACCCCCAAAGGAGATTCAGAGTGTGTCAGCAGAGATGTCAGCAACAGGAACAGGGACGACAACAACAGAGACGGTGCCAACAACGTTGCGAGGAAGAGTTCAGGAGAGAGCAAGAACAACAAGGACGTGGCCAGGAGACTGGAGAAGAAAGGGAGAACCCacaaagagaaagagaagaagagaacAACCCCTACTTGTTTGAATCTCAGAGGTTTAGGTCACGATTCAGAGCCACGCATGGTGATTTTCGAGTCCTTCAGAAATTCACCGAAAGATCTGAACTACTCCGAGGAATAGAAAACTACCGAGTTGCAGTAATTGAATTTGAGCCTCTGTCTTTCATGCTTCCTCATCATTGTGATGCTGAAGCCATATTTGTTGTGGTTAGAG GAAGAGGAACCATAAGTATAGCAGAACAGGATGAGAAGAACTCCTTCAACTTGGAGCATGGAGATGTAATCAGAGTTAATGCTGGTTCAACAATCTACATGCTCAACAGGGATAACAATGAAAGGTTCTTTGTTTACGTGCTAGCCCAGGCTGTCAATACCCCTGGCCAATTCCAG GAATTCTTCAGTGCTGGAGGTCAGAATCCAGAATCCTTCTACAGAGCTTTCAGCAGCGATATCCTGGAGACTGCTTTCAAT ACCCCAAGGGACAGGTTAGAGAGGCTATTTGGGCAACAAAAACAGGGGATAGTAATCAAAGCATCTGAAGAGCAAATTAGAGCAATAAGCGAACACGCTTCGCGCTCCACTAAGCAACAAACTAAGGGTCAGACAACAGGTCCTTTTAATCCGTTGAAAGAACGCCCATTAATCAGTAACAAATTTGGGAAGTTCTTTGAAGCATCTCCAGACAGATTTGAACAGTTGAGGGATTTGGATGCTGCTGTTGCTTTCATGAACATCAACCAT GGTGGAATGGTACTACCATACTACAATACAAGGTCAACAAGGTTGGCAATGGTTGTAGAAGGAACTGGGCGTTTTGAAATGGCATGTCCTCATCTTGGTACCCAAAGCCAGAGGCAAGGGTCCCGTGGAGGAAGGAGAGAACAAGAATCAGAAGAACAAGAAGGTGGAGATGTCCATTACCAGAAAGTTCGTGGAACTTTATCAGCTGGTGATGTTTTAGTTGTCCCTGCCGGCCATCCTATTACCTTTATAGCCACTGGAGGTTCAAATCTCAGGATTGTTGGTTTCGGCGTCAATGCTCATAACAACAGAAAGAACTTCCTTGCAG GACAACAAAACATATGGAGAAATGTGGACAGAGAGGCCAAGGAGATTTCATTCAATATGCCTGGAAAGGAGGTAGAAGAAATCTTGCAGAGGCAAGATCAATCTTTCTTTGTGGCAGGACCAGAACAGCGCGGCCAGCGGCAGAGGGAGAGGGGTGAAGAAGGAAGAGGACAACAGTATCTGTCTTCAATTTGGGACTTCGTTTTCTAA